The window CTCTTATTACACGCTGAAGCATAGAAAAACATTCAGTGATGTTTATTTTGGGAGATGATATTTGTTATATCATTAATTCTAAGCAGCAACTGTGAGCTGATGCTGAAACCATTGGTCGAAAGACCAGAATGATAAATGAAACTAAGTATATGTggcattttattttgttgatatcCTGTATATATTGATACCAATAAAGTCTTCCATTACTctaattcatgtaatttttttttctcctgaagtCTCTCACCAACTGagcttaaagttttttttattgtaatttatcacCTGGTGATGAATTTTTTAATGACCAGCTGACGGTTTGTCTTATCTTGTAGCCAGTCTTCGATCAGATGTGTCTGTTTAACCTTTGTCTCCTGATGATAATCGATATCTTTTAATTAACATCTTATCCCTAACTGATCGATTTTTCTATGGGAAATAGCATTCCGCCCCCTATAAGCATGTTTCTATCTCCATCTTATAGCCAGCTAACAGCTGGCCTTTTGGGGGAAAACTTTGTTGCCAAATGGTAGTCGGCTGTTATTCCTAAAGTCTTGCCACCAAGTAATGGTCAGTTTATTTATCACAATTATGTCAACGGCTTTCAGTTAATATAAACATCAGTGTCTTGTTATTAGCTGGTGTTTAACCTCAAATTCATGTatgcgaatgttttttttttatttgattaccgAGCTTAGGATTTCTATGGGACTGTAAAATAGTCTATAGTTTTCACGTCATTTTCAAGGACCAAATTCAGTACCTTCGTTGACGCTGGAAAAATAGAAGgtcaagacaaaaaatatattttcaaatgaaatggaattataataaaattaagacgAATCAGAAGACATTAAAGAAATCGAATGACCACCACCTTATCAGGGCTACACAAGATCATCATGGAATTCACAAAAGATATTAAATTCTGCAGACGACACATCTACgtgtaatatttaataataaattaaaagattaaatgcTTATAGCCAGCATTTACACATACAATTTCaggaaagtttatttatttttttcaaacttctGAGGAAGGTGAAATTACGCTTTTTTACACGTATTGTGCAATATTAATTTGCAATGACAcaatatgcatgaaaaaaattgataactgaAGAAATGTATTAAACTTCTGGACTCTTAATAAGTCTTGGATTAAATTTTGTGATGCTAAAACTTGCTCATTATTTTCACAACTGCGCAGTTCGGTAAATCATATTAATTCAGCTTATAATTACTCTCTTATTAACTATCAGAAAcctaaaataaatgtgaaaataacaaaaatataaggtGGTACAGGTCGATGCTCTGGGTGAATTTTCACTGTGACTTTCAGATAGCACGAgcaatgacctttttttttttttttgagacaattGGAACATTGTCCGCAATGGTGAAGTTTATTGATCATTGTGGACAATTAGACAGAATTCTGGTTACTGATATAACTGTAGCCGTTGTTGCTCCAGTATTTCATTTCTGGTTGATTTCACTGCTGCCATTATCCTCGGCCCTAATACAGTAACCAAAAGAGAACTGTTTATCACACTGGAAAATCTGGCGCTCGACCTAAACCTTTCAAGACTGAAATATCACTCAAAGAGGTTATAAAGAGCAGAGGAGCAATTACGAAAGTAATGCAGGTTTGCTGCGAATCATAGGTTGAAGCAAAGATGTGTGCTTGCATCAGGCACTTGAAGATAATGAGGACAACTTCTATTTGCATTTTAGAAGATTGGGGGATTTTTTAATATTAGAAGGTTTGAGGCAAAAGCACAGGTCACAGGTTTTATAATAACGGACCTGTTTTTTTGCTGATGATACTGCCGTTACGAAGGTTGCTGAACAAAATATCAAAGGCATGCAAAATGCTCGGCCTCGTCATTAGTTCTACAAAAACTGGTGTTATGCTGCCGGGAATGGAGAGGCATAAGTATTTTTGACTGGATGTTAGACTGAATaaaatttctgtctctttttcccAACTTAATTCCACTCATTCCTCAAACCACTagtggaaaaataatgataaaataataatattgaagatttagataatagcataaatgagaaaaataaaaatgggaaaaaaataaaaaatctattacagaaattacatatatacatacaaatatatatatatattatatatatatatacatatatatttatatatatatatatatatatatatatatatatatatatatatatatatatatatatatatatatatatatatatatatatatatatatatatatatatatatatatatatatatatatatatatgaaaaattggcGCCGCCCCAATGAAATTTTTGCTGGATCCGCTATTGCCTCAAACCCAAGATAGTACGGTAGCAGGAGTTTTTGGCCCCTTGTCGAAGGGAGGACGACTCAACAGAGTACTCTCAGCAATAAATAACAAAGGTCAGTTTACAATGCTTATGTGTTATTTCACTTTCATAGATCACCCACGAGTGCACACCAGCTCGAGAGACCTGATAGCTTTCCATTACTTGAGAAAGATCCTTGTGATAAGCTAgtttcagaggaagaaaaaggtgAGGGTCTTGAACAAAGCAACTTATACTCACATAAGTAAAATGGGGCTCATTGGTTGGTTGATTTAAATTAAGCCGGCTTTGTGCCAGGAAGGGACCTAACCCAGACACGGCACGAAAGTTTGGTAAGTCTTAGAAAGGACTAGGTAGCCTGATGTGAACCTCTGGACATGACCACAAACAGAGACGAAGATTCCGATGCATAGGCCATCTTACAGTGAGTGATGGAATTAAAATTCACGAGGGAAATGTTGTTCGGAGAAATACAATGAAGAAAGGGGGGGTGGGACAACCTCTTTTGCGCTCCAACTCTCTGAAGTTGGATCTTGATCGGTACAAGACACGAGGAAAGGAAAGGCGCGCTGGAGGGCATTACCTGAGTATCTTGATTAGTGATGTTCGATGGAGCCAAAATATTAGTAGCACGGTAGTCGTGATAACGCTCATCATCAgtgtcataatcatcatcatcattagcagcAGCAACAGTATTAGTACAATTTACTATTAACtgtgtttgttattgttgttgtcgttaaaacaacaacagtaagaTTAGTAGTAGAagtattattgcattaaaaaacagAAGTAGCAGGTAGTAGCAGCATTACCAGCAGGATAGGCAGCTTCAGCAACGGTCGTGTTGCAGTAATAGTAGTTGGACCATCAGGaacaacagtagtagtagtagtagtagtagtagtagtagtagtagtagtagcagaaccATCAACATTAGCAATAGTAGTACTGGAAGAAGAATCTCAGCATCAGTAACATATGTAATACCAGTAGCAGGAGCAACGGCAGAAACACAGCACCAACAATAGTGGTAGTAGCAGTAATATTAATAGCAACTCATTTTCTGCAGAGAGACCAGTTCTCATCATTGCACTCTCGGTCATCAAGAAGATATCGACGTGTGGCCTTCTTCTTCATGACAACGCATTCTGTCATGGCGCCATTGGGTTTCGTCGGGTACCAGTCTTGTCCGTCAATGTTACGGCCATCTCCCCACGTCCGGCCTCTGGCGTCCACCCACCAGTCAACGGCTGAAGGAAGGAGTCAGTTGAATTACTCCAGACATCTGTATGATCGATATTATTGAAATCTGTAGGAGGTTCTTCATAACATCAGCAACAGATGAGCATTTGCTTCAACATGATTTTGAACATCAGCGTGAATATTAATTTGACAGTCTTTGAAAATCAATTTGAAAGCTTCCTCGGATAccagtatgaataataatttgaGCATAAGACTGAACGTCAATGTCTGCCTCACCATAATCATCAATGTGAACTTTAATTGAACATTAACTGAAGCatcaatggagaaacaaatccgcagttatgcaCGGGTACacatatgttaaaaaataaatctctacagagagctttcgagaatctgttcgattcccttttcaGATTCTCGAAAACTCTCTGTTTAgagttatttctaaatatatttgtacctatacataactgtggatttgtttctccatttcaagactcatgctactatgagtattttttttttaaagcatcacTGTAAGCTtcgatatgaaaataaacttgaacGTCAAAATGCACGTTCAATTAAgcatttccaataaaaaaaaaaataaaaagaggaaaatgaggaacACTTCCAACAAAGAACCGTTCTGGAAAATCCGCAGGGAACCTGACTTTATCTGGGCCTCACCTCCAGCCTCGTCCATGTACTGATCCGCAACATGCAACTCTCCAGacactgaaggaaggaagagattGGCCCCTCTGCTCTGGCAAAACAGAGAGGCGTTATTCCACGTCCTTCTGGTCTGGTCGATGTAGAAACACCCGGTACCTTCTATGAGGAAGAATCCATCGTCGCACACAACATCTGAGGCGAGACGAGTGATTCAGTTTTCATGAAGGCCAGAAAATTAATGCTAATGTCTTTCACGAACAAAAGACTTTTTTTAATGCTGAGGAGCTGGGCGGGCAGTCTAATGCCCTTGCCTAGCccagataaatatgaaattattattattattattattattattattattattattattattattattattattccgatggtgaaccctattcatatggaacaagcccaccaaagggacgattgacttgaaattcaagcttccaaagacgatggtgtccattagaaagaagtaacagaaagtaatgggaaatacagaaagaagagatcacctattcaaaaggaaaattaaactgacaaattaacaaatacatagaaaaaatgtaagtaaatgattaaaatacaagctGAATCGTATTTGGGTAGTAATAcactgcaacttcgcttgaacttcgaAAGTTCCAATTCcccaacatcctcagggaggctattccacagtccagtgaTGTGAAGAATAAAACCCTCCGGAACCGAGAATCAAAGAAAAGGAAGGCGAGTCAGATTTAATTAAGAAGGATACGAATGACTCGCCTCATTAAGGTGAAACAACAATACAAGTTTGCCGATTAAGTGAGGATAAAACCAAGCCTTAATTTAACACGAACGTCAAACTTACGTAGTCCAGCATAATCGCCAGGTCAGATACCAGGACACAGACACGTTGCTGAAGAAGTGTTTTGTGTTAGGCAA of the Macrobrachium rosenbergii isolate ZJJX-2024 chromosome 49, ASM4041242v1, whole genome shotgun sequence genome contains:
- the LOC136832423 gene encoding type-2 ice-structuring protein-like, with the protein product MVDWSRTGVAKTCLCRLMCQSLPSCTAVTIQPDSDNFGSFNCHFTNQSVSGALLLPVANEITLIKPQKIDDVVCDDGFFLIEGTGCFYIDQTRRTWNNASLFCQSRGANLFLPSVSGELHVADQYMDEAGAVDWWVDARGRTWGDGRNIDGQDWYPTKPNGAMTECVVMKKKATRRYLLDDRECNDENWSLCRK